A window from Thermomonas aquatica encodes these proteins:
- a CDS encoding potassium transporter Kup — translation MLLGAIGVVFGDIGTSPLYTIKEAFSPHYGLSPDHATVLGILSLVFWSLVIVITIKYVLVIMRADNDGEGGIMALTALAQRTLPAGSKAAYLVGILGVFGVALFFGDGVLTPAISVLSAVEGLQVATPALQRFVLPITIAVLLLLFATQRYGTGTVGKAFGPIILLWFAALAALGLHNIGGNPDVLQALNPWWGLRFFIDHGWGGLFILGAVVLAVTGGETLYADMGHFGRRPITAAWNFLVLPALTINYLGQGALLLADPRAVANPFYLGVPAWALYPMVALATAATVIASQAVISGAYSATRQAIQLGYLPRMAIRHTSKETIGQIYVPTVNWLLMLAVIATVVGFGNSTALATAYGVSVTGTMLITSSLLIVAMRARGALPALVFWPLAALFVLVDLAFLSANLVKFMDGAWFPILLGILAFTLLRTWARGRQLLQAEIRKDGIALDTFLPGLMLAPPARVPGTAVFLTSQTGIAPKALLHNLKHNKVLHARNVLLTVETCAMPFVAPEDRLKIDTIGDDFHRAIVRYGFMESPDVPLALMRASDCSRLCFDPMETTYFASRETVVASAHGGMPTWRDKLFGFMHRNAAPASDFFRIPITRLVELGAPVEI, via the coding sequence ATGCTGCTGGGCGCGATCGGCGTGGTGTTCGGCGACATCGGCACCAGCCCGCTGTACACGATCAAGGAGGCGTTCTCGCCGCATTACGGCCTCAGCCCGGACCACGCGACCGTGCTCGGCATCCTCTCGCTGGTGTTCTGGTCGCTGGTGATCGTGATCACCATCAAGTACGTGCTGGTGATCATGCGCGCCGACAACGACGGCGAGGGCGGGATCATGGCGCTGACCGCGCTGGCGCAACGCACCTTGCCCGCGGGATCGAAGGCCGCCTACCTTGTCGGCATCCTCGGCGTGTTCGGCGTGGCCCTGTTCTTCGGCGACGGCGTGCTGACCCCGGCGATCTCGGTGCTGTCGGCGGTGGAAGGCCTGCAGGTGGCGACGCCCGCGCTGCAGCGCTTCGTGCTGCCGATCACCATCGCCGTGTTGCTGCTGCTGTTCGCCACCCAACGCTACGGCACCGGCACCGTCGGCAAGGCGTTCGGCCCGATCATCCTGCTGTGGTTCGCCGCGCTGGCCGCGCTCGGCCTGCACAACATCGGCGGCAACCCGGACGTGCTGCAGGCGCTGAACCCGTGGTGGGGCCTGCGCTTCTTCATCGACCACGGCTGGGGCGGGCTGTTCATCCTCGGCGCGGTGGTGCTGGCGGTCACCGGCGGCGAGACGCTGTACGCCGACATGGGCCACTTCGGTCGCCGGCCGATCACCGCGGCGTGGAATTTCCTGGTGCTGCCGGCGCTGACCATCAACTACCTCGGCCAGGGCGCGCTGCTGCTGGCGGATCCGCGCGCGGTGGCGAATCCGTTCTACCTCGGCGTGCCGGCGTGGGCGCTGTATCCGATGGTGGCGTTGGCCACCGCGGCCACGGTGATCGCCTCGCAGGCGGTGATCAGCGGCGCGTATTCGGCCACCCGCCAGGCGATCCAGCTCGGTTACCTGCCGCGGATGGCGATCCGCCACACCTCCAAGGAGACCATCGGCCAGATCTACGTGCCGACCGTCAACTGGCTGCTGATGCTGGCGGTGATCGCCACCGTGGTCGGCTTCGGCAATTCCACCGCGCTGGCCACCGCCTACGGCGTGTCGGTGACCGGCACCATGCTGATCACCAGCAGCCTGCTGATCGTGGCGATGCGCGCGCGCGGCGCGCTGCCGGCCCTCGTGTTCTGGCCGCTGGCGGCGCTGTTCGTGCTGGTCGACCTCGCCTTCCTGTCCGCCAACCTGGTCAAGTTCATGGACGGCGCGTGGTTCCCGATCCTGCTCGGCATCCTCGCCTTCACCCTGCTGCGCACCTGGGCGCGCGGCCGCCAGTTGCTGCAGGCGGAAATCCGCAAGGACGGCATCGCGCTGGACACGTTCCTGCCGGGGCTGATGCTGGCGCCGCCGGCGCGGGTGCCGGGCACCGCGGTGTTCCTGACCTCGCAGACCGGGATCGCGCCGAAGGCGCTGCTGCACAACCTGAAGCACAACAAGGTGCTGCACGCGCGCAACGTGCTGCTGACCGTCGAGACCTGCGCGATGCCGTTCGTGGCGCCCGAGGATCGCCTGAAGATCGACACCATCGGCGACGATTTCCACAGGGCGATCGTGCGCTACGGCTTCATGGAATCGCCGGACGTGCCGTTGGCGCTGATGCGCGCCAGCGATTGCAGCCGACTGTGCTTCGACCCGATGGAAACGACCTATTTCGCCAGCCGCGAAACCGTCGTCGCAAGCGCCCATGGCGGCATGCCGACCTGGCGCGACAAGCTGTTCGGCTTCATGCACCGCAACGCCGCGCCGGCCAGCGACTTCTTCCGCATCCCGATCACCCGCCTGGTCGAGCTGGGCGCGCCGGTGGAAATCTGA
- a CDS encoding Lrp/AsnC family transcriptional regulator — MRASELPLDDRDRAILRLLQADGRLTNLELAQRINLSPSACLRRVKLLEESGLIARYVMLLDEKLAGLPGTAFVLVTLDQQGRAALDAFEAAINRHPEVTECCLLAGTADYMVRVAYADAADFERIHTEILTQLPGVVRVQSTLALRTVKKTTALPV, encoded by the coding sequence ATGCGTGCCAGCGAACTGCCGCTAGACGACCGCGACCGCGCCATCCTCCGCCTGCTGCAGGCGGACGGCCGGCTGACCAACCTGGAGCTGGCGCAACGGATCAACCTGTCGCCCTCGGCCTGCCTGCGCCGGGTGAAGTTGCTGGAGGAATCCGGCCTGATCGCGCGCTACGTGATGCTGCTCGACGAAAAGCTGGCCGGCCTGCCCGGCACCGCCTTCGTGCTGGTCACCCTCGACCAGCAGGGACGCGCCGCACTCGATGCCTTCGAAGCGGCGATCAACCGCCATCCGGAAGTCACCGAGTGCTGCCTGCTCGCCGGCACCGCCGACTACATGGTGCGCGTGGCCTACGCCGACGCCGCCGATTTCGAACGCATCCACACCGAGATCCTCACCCAGTTGCCGGGCGTGGTGCGCGTGCAGTCGACGCTGGCGCTGCGCACGGTGAAGAAGACCACCGCATTGCCGGTGTAG
- the ald gene encoding alanine dehydrogenase has product MRVGVPKEIKNHEYRVGLIPSSVLELVHHGHEVIVQQGAGLGAGLSDADYIAAGAKIIDTADEIFASADMIVKVKEPLAEERKKLRPGQILFTYLHLAPDAPQTQDLIDSGAICIAYETVTATNGSLPLLTPMSEVAGRLAPQVGAHSLEKAQGGRGVLLGGVPGVPAAEVVILGGGVSGTHAATIAVGMGAKVTVVDRSADALKRLASQFGTSISTVFSTRAAIEELVRRADLLIGTVLVPGAAAPKLVSHAMVKTMKPGSVIVDVAIDQGGCVETSHATTHADPTYVVDGVVHYCVANMPGAVARTSTFALNNVTLPFTLALADKGWKQALTQDPHLREGLNVCEGKVTCEPVAQAHNLPYVSAESVLGL; this is encoded by the coding sequence ATGCGCGTCGGCGTACCGAAGGAAATCAAGAACCACGAATACCGCGTCGGCCTGATCCCGTCGTCGGTGCTGGAACTGGTGCATCACGGCCACGAAGTGATCGTGCAGCAGGGCGCCGGCCTCGGCGCCGGCCTGAGCGATGCCGACTACATCGCCGCCGGCGCCAAGATCATCGACACCGCCGACGAGATCTTCGCCAGCGCCGACATGATCGTGAAGGTGAAGGAGCCGCTGGCCGAGGAGCGCAAGAAGCTGCGCCCGGGGCAGATCCTGTTCACCTACCTGCACCTCGCCCCCGACGCGCCGCAGACCCAGGACCTGATCGATTCCGGCGCGATCTGCATCGCCTACGAAACCGTCACCGCCACCAATGGCTCGCTGCCGCTGCTGACCCCGATGTCGGAAGTCGCAGGGCGCCTCGCCCCGCAGGTCGGCGCGCATTCGCTGGAGAAGGCGCAAGGTGGCCGCGGCGTGCTGCTCGGCGGCGTGCCCGGCGTACCGGCAGCCGAAGTGGTGATCCTCGGCGGCGGCGTGTCCGGCACGCATGCGGCGACGATCGCCGTGGGCATGGGCGCGAAGGTGACGGTCGTGGACCGTTCCGCCGATGCGCTGAAGCGCCTGGCCAGCCAGTTCGGCACCTCGATCTCGACCGTGTTCTCGACCCGCGCCGCCATCGAGGAGCTGGTGCGTCGCGCCGACCTGCTGATCGGCACCGTGCTGGTGCCGGGCGCGGCCGCACCGAAGCTGGTCTCGCACGCGATGGTGAAGACGATGAAGCCGGGCTCGGTGATCGTCGACGTCGCCATCGACCAGGGCGGCTGCGTCGAGACCTCGCACGCCACCACCCACGCCGACCCGACCTACGTGGTCGACGGCGTGGTGCATTACTGCGTGGCCAACATGCCGGGCGCGGTCGCGCGCACCTCGACCTTCGCCCTCAACAACGTCACCCTGCCGTTCACCCTGGCGCTGGCCGACAAGGGCTGGAAGCAGGCGCTCACGCAGGATCCGCACCTGCGCGAAGGCCTGAACGTGTGCGAAGGCAAGGTCACCTGCGAGCCGGTGGCGCAGGCGCACAACCTGCCCTACGTCAGCGCGGAAAGCGTGCTGGGCCTGTAA
- a CDS encoding VOC family protein, which yields MNLQTIEIKAFVPARDMDLSLRFYRDFGFEVAWSSDDLAYLHAGDCSFLLQKFYVAQHAGNFMMHMLVADVEAWWAHAQAQRLAERYGVRALPPEDRPWRIRDFVLVDPSGVLWRVGQNIGEPGRHA from the coding sequence ATGAACCTGCAGACCATCGAGATCAAGGCCTTCGTGCCGGCGCGCGACATGGACCTGTCGCTGCGTTTCTATCGCGATTTCGGCTTCGAGGTCGCGTGGTCGTCGGACGACCTGGCCTACCTGCATGCCGGCGACTGCAGCTTCCTGCTGCAGAAGTTCTACGTGGCGCAGCACGCCGGCAATTTCATGATGCACATGCTGGTCGCCGACGTGGAGGCGTGGTGGGCGCATGCGCAGGCGCAGCGGCTGGCCGAACGCTACGGCGTGCGTGCGCTGCCGCCGGAGGACCGGCCGTGGCGGATCCGCGACTTCGTGCTGGTCGATCCCAGCGGCGTGCTCTGGCGCGTCGGCCAGAACATCGGCGAACCCGGCCGCCACGCATGA
- a CDS encoding adenine phosphoribosyltransferase, with amino-acid sequence MTDWTRLIRDVPGFPKPGIVFKDIMPMLADAQAFAAAIEALAAPWREARIDAVLCIEARGFLLGAPVARALGAGMVPVRKPGKLPGAVIEQRYALEYGEDALQVQADALPPGTRVLLVDDVLATGGTLAATRLLAERLQADVVGAAVLIELGFLAGRARWHDAAPLRAALTL; translated from the coding sequence ATGACCGACTGGACCCGCCTGATCCGCGACGTGCCCGGCTTCCCCAAGCCCGGCATCGTGTTCAAGGACATCATGCCGATGCTGGCGGATGCGCAGGCGTTCGCCGCCGCGATCGAGGCGCTGGCCGCGCCCTGGCGCGAGGCGCGGATCGACGCGGTGCTGTGCATCGAGGCGCGCGGCTTCCTGCTCGGCGCACCGGTGGCGCGCGCGCTCGGCGCCGGCATGGTGCCGGTGCGCAAGCCGGGCAAGCTGCCGGGCGCGGTGATCGAGCAACGCTACGCGCTGGAATACGGCGAGGACGCGCTGCAGGTGCAGGCCGATGCGCTGCCACCGGGTACGCGGGTGCTGCTGGTGGACGACGTGCTCGCGACCGGCGGCACCCTCGCCGCCACGCGCCTGCTCGCGGAACGATTGCAGGCCGACGTGGTCGGCGCGGCGGTGCTGATCGAACTCGGCTTCCTCGCGGGCCGCGCCCGCTGGCACGACGCCGCGCCGCTGCGCGCGGCGCTGACGCTCTGA
- a CDS encoding proline iminopeptidase-family hydrolase — MRMLLALLLAVLAGGVFAAEPQTLKSYHDNTGQADAWQGGVRMIPIHTPNGDFRVWTKRVGNNPRIKVLLLHGGPGGTHEYFEAFDSFLPADGVEYYYYDQLGSYYSDQPDDMTPFLSIDHYVDEVEQVRQALGLDRDNFFLLGHSWGGILAIEYALKYQQHLKGMVISNMMSSIPAYNKYAHDVLMPQMDPAALKQILALEAAKKYDDPHYEELLVPFYEAHILRRPIMEWPDPVMRAFVRHINKKVYVPMQGPSEMGASGILLDWDRTADLKKITVPTLVIGAAHDTMDPKWMQMMGREFPHGSYLYLPNGGHMAMYDDQQAYFDGLLQWLHKVDAAPAAKH, encoded by the coding sequence ATGCGCATGCTGCTGGCGCTCTTGCTCGCGGTGCTGGCTGGAGGCGTCTTCGCCGCCGAGCCGCAAACCCTGAAGTCCTACCACGACAACACCGGCCAGGCCGACGCCTGGCAAGGCGGCGTGCGGATGATCCCGATCCACACGCCGAACGGCGATTTCCGCGTGTGGACCAAGCGCGTCGGCAACAACCCGCGGATCAAGGTGCTGTTGCTGCACGGCGGGCCGGGCGGCACCCACGAATACTTCGAGGCCTTCGACAGCTTCCTGCCGGCGGACGGCGTCGAGTACTACTACTACGACCAGCTGGGTTCGTACTACAGCGACCAACCCGACGACATGACGCCGTTCCTCAGCATCGACCATTACGTCGATGAAGTGGAGCAGGTGCGCCAGGCGCTGGGTCTGGATCGCGACAACTTCTTCCTGCTCGGCCATTCCTGGGGCGGCATCCTCGCCATCGAATACGCGCTGAAGTACCAGCAGCACCTGAAGGGCATGGTCATCTCCAACATGATGTCCAGCATCCCGGCGTACAACAAATACGCGCACGACGTGCTGATGCCGCAGATGGACCCGGCGGCGCTGAAACAGATCCTGGCGCTGGAGGCGGCGAAGAAATACGACGATCCGCACTACGAGGAACTGCTGGTGCCGTTCTACGAGGCGCACATCCTGCGTCGGCCGATCATGGAATGGCCGGATCCGGTGATGCGCGCGTTCGTCCGCCACATCAACAAGAAGGTCTATGTGCCGATGCAGGGCCCCAGCGAAATGGGCGCCAGCGGCATCCTGCTGGACTGGGACCGCACCGCCGACCTCAAGAAGATCACCGTGCCCACGCTGGTGATCGGCGCCGCGCACGACACCATGGATCCGAAGTGGATGCAGATGATGGGCCGCGAGTTCCCGCACGGCAGCTATCTCTACCTGCCCAACGGCGGCCACATGGCGATGTACGACGACCAGCAGGCCTACTTCGACGGGCTGCTGCAATGGCTGCACAAGGTGGACGCAGCGCCCGCGGCGAAGCACTGA
- a CDS encoding zinc ribbon domain-containing protein YjdM, with protein MTSLPPCPKCSSAYVYEDGASYVCPECGHEWPQVEAAEEAKVVKDAVGNLLQDGDTVTVIKDLKLKGSSLVVKVGTKVRNIRLVDGDHDIDCKVDGIGQMGLKSEFVKKA; from the coding sequence ATGACCAGCCTGCCGCCTTGCCCGAAATGCAGTTCCGCCTATGTCTACGAGGACGGCGCGAGCTACGTCTGCCCCGAATGCGGCCACGAATGGCCGCAGGTCGAGGCGGCGGAAGAGGCGAAGGTCGTCAAGGACGCGGTCGGCAACCTGCTGCAGGACGGCGACACCGTCACCGTGATCAAGGACCTCAAGCTGAAGGGTTCGTCGCTGGTGGTGAAGGTCGGCACCAAGGTGCGCAACATCCGCCTGGTCGATGGCGACCACGACATCGACTGCAAGGTCGACGGCATCGGCCAAATGGGCCTGAAGTCGGAGTTCGTGAAGAAGGCTTGA
- a CDS encoding NAD-dependent dehydratase encodes MNILHVGATGLVGRLVLARLLEAPQVAQLVAPTRRPLGIAHPRLLNPVLDFDALPADADWWAVDAVVCTLGTTIADAGSRAAFRRVDHDYPLAVARLARRHGARAYALNSAMGANPRSSIFYNRVKGELEDALAALDYPSLVLVRPGLIDGERERPRAGEGYALAVSRVLRPLLPRKWRPSRAERIADALVDAALHPPPGCSVVEADRLA; translated from the coding sequence ATGAACATCCTGCATGTCGGCGCCACCGGCCTGGTCGGCCGCCTGGTGCTCGCGCGCTTGCTGGAAGCGCCGCAGGTCGCGCAGCTGGTTGCGCCCACCCGGCGTCCGCTCGGCATCGCGCATCCGCGCCTGCTCAACCCGGTGCTGGATTTCGACGCGCTGCCTGCCGATGCCGACTGGTGGGCGGTGGATGCGGTGGTCTGCACGCTGGGCACCACCATCGCCGATGCCGGTTCGCGCGCCGCGTTCCGGCGCGTCGACCACGACTATCCGCTCGCCGTGGCGCGGCTTGCGCGCCGGCATGGCGCGCGCGCTTATGCGTTGAATTCGGCGATGGGCGCGAATCCGCGTTCGTCGATCTTCTACAACCGGGTCAAGGGCGAACTCGAGGATGCGCTCGCCGCGCTCGACTATCCGTCGCTGGTGCTGGTGCGGCCGGGCCTGATCGACGGCGAGCGCGAACGACCGCGCGCGGGCGAAGGTTATGCCTTGGCAGTGTCGCGCGTGCTGCGTCCGCTGCTGCCGCGGAAGTGGCGGCCGAGCCGCGCCGAGCGCATCGCCGACGCGCTGGTGGATGCGGCGCTGCATCCGCCGCCGGGATGCAGCGTGGTGGAAGCCGACCGGCTGGCCTGA
- a CDS encoding MAPEG family protein has translation MAQPQPMLAPVVALAAWTAVMWAWMYATRIPAILRMRMRLDGNLPRGEQMATLPPRVRWKADNYNHLFEQPILFYAIGLSLALLGDGSTASLALAWSYVALRVVHSLWQALVNRIPVRFALFALSSLVLFALLARAAVQVF, from the coding sequence ATGGCGCAACCGCAGCCGATGCTCGCCCCCGTCGTCGCCCTGGCCGCCTGGACCGCGGTGATGTGGGCCTGGATGTACGCCACCCGCATCCCCGCCATCCTGCGCATGCGCATGCGGCTCGACGGCAACCTGCCGCGCGGCGAGCAGATGGCGACGTTGCCGCCGCGGGTGCGCTGGAAGGCGGACAACTACAACCACCTGTTCGAGCAGCCGATCCTGTTCTACGCGATCGGGCTCAGCCTGGCCTTGCTCGGCGACGGCTCCACCGCGTCGCTGGCGCTGGCCTGGAGTTATGTCGCGCTGCGCGTGGTGCATAGCCTGTGGCAGGCGCTGGTGAACCGGATCCCGGTGCGCTTCGCGTTGTTCGCGCTGTCGTCGCTGGTGTTGTTCGCCCTGCTGGCCCGCGCGGCGGTCCAGGTGTTCTGA
- a CDS encoding DUF6159 family protein yields the protein MFERFSRSWGLIKASAGVLAKDKELLVFPLLSAACTLVVVAAFALPALGLGALDGLRDGGGVSLLAYVLAFLFYLVQYFVIFFFNSALVGAAMIRLDGGDPTVGDGLRIARSKALPILGYAAIAATVGMVLRAIQERAGFVGRLVSGALGVAWTLASFLVVPVLVTRDIGPVDAVKESALLLKKTWGENLIGQGGVGLLFGLLFFALVLLGGAAIIAAATTGNGVLTGLVVAIVIIAMLLAALVQAALSGIYSAALYRYATGAGESEGFDAQLLGQAFRVK from the coding sequence ATGTTCGAACGCTTTTCCCGCAGCTGGGGCCTGATCAAGGCCAGTGCCGGCGTGCTGGCCAAGGACAAGGAACTGCTGGTGTTCCCGCTGCTGTCGGCGGCCTGCACGCTGGTCGTGGTGGCCGCCTTCGCGCTGCCGGCGCTCGGCCTGGGCGCACTGGACGGGTTGCGCGATGGCGGCGGCGTGTCGCTGCTGGCCTATGTGCTGGCGTTCCTGTTCTACCTGGTGCAGTACTTCGTGATCTTCTTCTTCAACTCGGCGCTGGTGGGCGCGGCGATGATCCGGCTGGACGGCGGCGACCCGACCGTCGGCGACGGCCTGCGCATCGCCCGCAGCAAGGCGTTGCCGATCCTCGGCTACGCCGCGATCGCCGCGACCGTGGGCATGGTCCTGCGCGCGATCCAGGAGCGCGCGGGTTTCGTCGGCAGGCTGGTCTCGGGCGCGCTCGGCGTGGCCTGGACCCTGGCCAGCTTCCTGGTGGTGCCGGTGCTGGTGACGCGCGACATCGGACCGGTCGATGCGGTCAAGGAAAGCGCGCTGCTGCTGAAGAAGACCTGGGGCGAAAACCTGATCGGACAGGGCGGCGTGGGCCTGCTGTTCGGCCTGCTGTTCTTCGCCCTGGTCCTGCTGGGCGGCGCGGCGATCATCGCGGCGGCGACGACCGGCAACGGCGTGCTGACCGGGCTGGTGGTGGCCATCGTCATCATCGCGATGCTGCTGGCCGCGCTGGTCCAGGCCGCGCTGTCGGGCATCTATTCGGCGGCGCTGTACCGCTATGCGACCGGTGCCGGCGAGAGCGAAGGCTTCGACGCGCAGCTGCTGGGGCAGGCGTTCCGGGTGAAGTGA
- a CDS encoding FKBP-type peptidyl-prolyl cis-trans isomerase, whose amino-acid sequence MPFTTTASGLQYEDTVIGTGDEARPGRNVVVHYTGWLYDNGAQGGKFDSSKDRGEPFIFPLGGGMVIKGWDEGVQGMKVGGARTLIIPASLGYGARGAGGVIPPNATLKFDVELLGA is encoded by the coding sequence ATGCCCTTCACCACCACCGCCTCCGGCCTGCAATACGAAGACACCGTCATCGGCACCGGCGATGAGGCCAGGCCCGGCCGCAACGTCGTCGTGCACTACACGGGTTGGCTGTACGACAACGGCGCGCAGGGCGGCAAGTTCGATTCCAGCAAGGATCGCGGCGAGCCCTTCATCTTTCCGCTCGGCGGCGGCATGGTCATCAAGGGCTGGGACGAAGGCGTGCAGGGCATGAAGGTGGGCGGTGCGCGCACGCTGATCATCCCGGCCAGCCTGGGCTACGGCGCACGCGGCGCCGGCGGGGTGATTCCGCCGAATGCCACGCTGAAATTCGACGTGGAATTGCTGGGCGCCTGA
- a CDS encoding ubiquinone/menaquinone biosynthesis methyltransferase, with amino-acid sequence MTANAAGFASQADDVFGRIAGRYDLLCDVFSLGIHRLWKRRVARVIANEPWSVLLDGASGTGDIVMRVISHGQMAERTVIAADISGPMLAIAERRLGPKAARVRLLRLDAEAMPEIADASVDAYSLSLVMKICDRKRALAEAIRVLRPGGRLVILEASNIRWRTLHRAYLAYMRLCMPVLGWLATGGDASAYRYLLHGIRDFPTAEAFADEIASSGFEDVALERLSFGIVAIHVARKPG; translated from the coding sequence ATGACGGCCAATGCCGCCGGCTTCGCCTCGCAGGCCGACGATGTCTTCGGCCGCATCGCCGGTCGCTACGACCTGTTGTGCGATGTGTTCAGCCTGGGCATCCACCGCCTGTGGAAACGGCGCGTTGCGCGGGTGATCGCGAACGAGCCGTGGTCGGTGCTGCTGGATGGCGCCAGCGGTACCGGCGACATCGTGATGCGCGTGATCTCGCACGGGCAGATGGCGGAACGTACGGTCATCGCGGCGGACATCAGCGGGCCGATGCTTGCCATCGCCGAACGCCGACTCGGGCCGAAGGCGGCGCGGGTGCGGTTGCTGCGGCTGGATGCCGAAGCGATGCCCGAGATCGCCGATGCCAGCGTGGACGCGTATTCGCTGTCGCTGGTGATGAAGATATGTGATCGCAAGCGCGCGTTGGCGGAAGCCATCCGCGTCCTGCGCCCGGGCGGGCGCTTGGTGATCCTGGAGGCATCGAATATCCGCTGGCGGACGTTGCACCGCGCCTATCTCGCCTACATGCGGCTGTGCATGCCGGTGCTGGGCTGGCTGGCCACGGGCGGCGATGCCTCCGCCTATCGATACCTGCTGCACGGCATCCGCGATTTCCCCACGGCGGAAGCGTTCGCCGACGAAATCGCGTCATCCGGGTTCGAGGATGTCGCATTGGAACGACTGTCGTTCGGCATCGTCGCCATCCACGTGGCGCGCAAGCCCGGCTGA
- a CDS encoding metalloregulator ArsR/SmtB family transcription factor has protein sequence MAVIDASLRRGFRAMMAAAAKGVRKGNARACNGGPIRRAGLALDSINYFHNIGNMEMKTALAGLAALSHESRLRAFRRLVEVGPDGVPVGELRDYLELPAATLTAHLNVLRGAGLVTDQRAGRTIRLRANYGRMNALIDYLTENCCAGSGSCRPAPSCKTDKKGAAK, from the coding sequence TTGGCCGTCATCGATGCGTCCTTGCGAAGAGGGTTCAGGGCAATGATGGCAGCAGCAGCGAAAGGGGTGCGAAAAGGAAACGCACGCGCCTGCAATGGCGGCCCGATACGTCGCGCAGGATTGGCGCTTGACTCGATCAATTATTTCCATAATATTGGAAATATGGAAATGAAAACCGCCCTTGCCGGCCTCGCCGCCCTGAGCCACGAATCCCGCCTGCGCGCATTCCGCCGCCTTGTCGAGGTCGGGCCGGACGGCGTGCCGGTGGGGGAGCTTCGCGACTACCTGGAACTGCCTGCCGCCACGTTGACCGCGCACCTCAACGTACTGCGCGGCGCCGGGCTGGTCACCGACCAGCGCGCGGGCCGCACGATCCGCCTGCGTGCGAACTACGGGCGCATGAACGCCCTGATCGACTACCTCACCGAGAACTGCTGCGCCGGCTCCGGCAGCTGCCGTCCGGCGCCTTCGTGCAAGACCGACAAGAAAGGAGCTGCGAAATGA
- a CDS encoding VOC family protein, which produces MSRFHVHLNVVDLAASVRFYSELFAAQPTVFKQDYAKWMLEDPRVNFAISSTGRPPGIDHLGLQVDSSDELATLGKRLDAAGGTVVPEQATICCYATSDKNWTEDPQARAGKRSTPWARRRRITPGMRRARPMARPARRMSPR; this is translated from the coding sequence ATGAGCCGTTTCCATGTGCATCTGAACGTCGTCGATCTCGCCGCCAGCGTTCGCTTCTATTCCGAACTGTTCGCGGCGCAACCCACCGTGTTCAAGCAGGACTACGCGAAATGGATGCTGGAGGATCCGCGGGTGAATTTCGCGATTTCGAGCACGGGGCGTCCGCCGGGCATCGACCATCTTGGACTCCAGGTCGACAGCAGCGACGAACTCGCCACCCTCGGCAAGCGGCTGGATGCCGCCGGCGGCACCGTTGTCCCTGAGCAAGCGACGATCTGCTGCTATGCCACATCCGACAAGAACTGGACCGAGGATCCGCAGGCACGCGCTGGGAAACGTTCCACACCCTGGGCGAGGCGACGACGTATCACGCCGGGGATGCGGCGTGCGCGACCGATGGCGCGGCCTGCACGCCGGATGTCGCCGCGATGA